From one Bacteroidales bacterium genomic stretch:
- a CDS encoding DUF5009 domain-containing protein yields the protein MTADTKRVVSVDALRGFDMVWIMGIGSLISDLPKAWDSNISRFLATQMDHVEWTGFHFYDIIMPLFLFIVGVAMPFSVLRRKEKGEPKRKIYLHVIRRVIILWIFGMMVQGNLLSYSWHELKFYSNTLQAIAAGYLISSILLLETSKQIQLYATAGLMLVYWLCMALIPIPGAGAGNYTPETNLAIYIDKALLGSHQDGTTYSWILSSLNFGATTMLGVFAGYIIKGSGSGIARTGQLFLLGIALIATGLIWDLNHPIVKHIWTSSFVLFSGGLCYLLLALFYLLIDVFNWKGWAFPFVVIGSNAIVAYMLGHLIDFRVIGDVFVGGLAKYTGAWQEIIRWAVHFAILYGILYYLYKQKIFLKI from the coding sequence ATGACTGCCGATACGAAACGAGTTGTTTCTGTTGATGCCCTCCGGGGATTTGACATGGTATGGATAATGGGAATTGGATCCCTTATATCTGATCTTCCAAAAGCATGGGACAGTAATATCAGCCGTTTTCTGGCAACCCAGATGGATCATGTTGAATGGACAGGTTTTCACTTTTACGACATCATTATGCCGCTCTTTTTGTTCATTGTCGGAGTGGCCATGCCTTTTTCCGTCTTACGGAGGAAAGAAAAAGGGGAACCGAAAAGGAAAATATATCTTCATGTAATCCGCAGGGTTATCATACTATGGATCTTCGGAATGATGGTTCAGGGTAACCTATTGTCCTATTCCTGGCACGAACTGAAATTTTACAGCAACACATTGCAGGCAATAGCTGCCGGGTATCTGATTTCCTCCATTCTTCTTCTGGAAACATCGAAGCAAATTCAGTTATATGCAACAGCCGGGCTTATGCTCGTTTACTGGCTCTGCATGGCACTCATCCCCATTCCGGGTGCGGGAGCCGGCAATTACACCCCTGAAACCAATCTGGCCATTTACATTGACAAAGCCCTTCTGGGAAGCCATCAGGACGGTACAACCTACTCCTGGATTTTAAGCAGTCTGAATTTTGGTGCCACAACCATGTTGGGCGTCTTTGCCGGATACATCATCAAAGGTTCCGGATCGGGCATCGCCAGGACAGGACAGCTCTTTCTGCTGGGTATTGCCCTGATTGCAACAGGTTTGATCTGGGATCTGAATCATCCCATTGTGAAACATATCTGGACCAGTTCCTTTGTTTTGTTCTCCGGCGGCCTCTGTTACCTTCTCCTGGCCCTGTTCTACCTGTTGATTGACGTTTTTAACTGGAAAGGATGGGCTTTCCCCTTTGTAGTGATTGGTTCCAATGCCATTGTGGCCTATATGCTCGGTCACCTGATTGATTTCAGAGTGATAGGAGATGTTTTCGTCGGAGGCCTCGCCAAATATACAGGGGCATGGCAGGAAATCATCCGCTGGGCAGTTCATTTTGCCATACTTTACGGCATATTGTACTACCTATACAAGCAAAAAATCTTTTTGAAAATTTAA
- a CDS encoding YceI family protein, which translates to MKKMFLLSFLAGAMVLYSCKPAAKNESGPAGAAEDGSYTVLTDSSTIFWKGSMLNIYDHYGLIKLTGGTFAVSGNAIVSGQFEVDMKSISPTDKNYSEKTPKEYLVAHLSSADFFAVDSFPVATFVVETMKNDTLYGRFTVRGRTAEEAVTGVRFTQQGDTLRAKGNLVFNRQKYGVSYSTKMKDKVLKDEIELNINLVASKNPN; encoded by the coding sequence ATGAAAAAAATGTTTTTGTTATCATTTCTGGCCGGAGCAATGGTTCTTTATTCCTGCAAGCCGGCAGCTAAGAATGAATCGGGCCCTGCCGGTGCGGCTGAAGATGGCTCCTATACTGTTTTAACGGACAGTTCAACCATCTTCTGGAAAGGATCGATGCTGAATATTTATGATCATTACGGATTGATCAAACTCACAGGCGGCACTTTTGCTGTTTCAGGCAATGCAATTGTCTCCGGACAGTTTGAAGTGGATATGAAATCCATCAGCCCTACCGACAAGAACTATTCGGAAAAAACCCCGAAAGAATACCTGGTGGCGCATTTATCAAGTGCCGATTTTTTTGCCGTTGACTCTTTTCCGGTTGCTACCTTTGTTGTTGAAACAATGAAGAACGATACTCTTTATGGCAGGTTTACCGTTCGTGGTCGTACGGCCGAGGAAGCTGTAACGGGTGTCCGGTTTACCCAGCAGGGCGATACTTTACGGGCCAAAGGTAACCTGGTATTCAACCGTCAGAAATATGGGGTATCGTACAGCACGAAAATGAAAGACAAAGTGCTGAAAGACGAAATTGAGCTGAATATCAACTTAGTTGCTTCAAAAAATCCAAACTGA
- a CDS encoding glycosyl hydrolase family 26: protein MKQNLLYLFLLANIACTSNHYPSAPANPDASPEAVQLLNFLYSIQGKYILSGQHNFLYEPVKYTELVHQISGRYPVVWGCDFSFNVSGEDARKFQHCGPANLMDYADTFRFHGIHPDTLRERMVQKAIELWKKGHIITLMWHHCFPPLGDTCNGSSVWAMENRPSPELWDSLVTEGTALNNAWKKQAEIIVPWLQKLRDAHVPVLWRPYHEMNGVWFWWCNQQGENGFPRLWKMMFRYFTREKKLNNLLWVWNANAPRDIPGDEAYPYYLFYPGNEYVDVLAADVYRNDYRQEHHNQLVLLGKGKPIAIGETGDVPVDSILSVQPRWTWFMVWGYFIRFSQNPPEKVKALYNSSRVLTLDELVIKEDGLHLAKPEKEF, encoded by the coding sequence ATGAAACAAAACCTCCTGTATCTGTTTCTGCTGGCGAACATTGCCTGTACCAGCAATCATTACCCTTCCGCGCCTGCAAATCCTGATGCTTCGCCTGAAGCTGTGCAACTGCTGAATTTTTTGTATTCGATTCAGGGAAAGTATATTTTGTCAGGACAGCACAATTTCTTGTACGAACCGGTCAAATACACCGAACTTGTGCATCAGATCTCTGGCAGGTATCCTGTCGTCTGGGGATGTGATTTCAGTTTCAATGTATCAGGCGAAGATGCCAGGAAATTTCAGCATTGTGGTCCGGCCAATCTGATGGATTATGCCGACACATTCCGGTTCCATGGCATTCATCCTGATACCCTGAGGGAAAGGATGGTGCAGAAAGCCATTGAACTCTGGAAGAAGGGGCATATCATTACTCTGATGTGGCACCATTGTTTCCCTCCCCTGGGAGACACCTGCAATGGATCCTCGGTATGGGCCATGGAAAACAGACCATCTCCCGAACTTTGGGATTCGCTCGTAACCGAAGGCACTGCGCTCAACAATGCATGGAAAAAACAGGCTGAAATAATTGTTCCATGGCTGCAGAAACTCCGTGATGCTCACGTGCCTGTTCTGTGGAGGCCATATCACGAAATGAACGGAGTATGGTTCTGGTGGTGCAACCAGCAGGGCGAAAACGGATTTCCCAGGCTGTGGAAAATGATGTTCCGTTACTTCACCAGAGAAAAGAAACTGAACAACCTGCTCTGGGTATGGAATGCCAATGCTCCCAGAGACATTCCCGGCGATGAAGCCTACCCGTATTATTTGTTCTATCCTGGTAATGAGTATGTAGACGTGCTTGCCGCCGATGTTTACCGGAATGATTACAGGCAGGAACATCATAATCAGCTTGTTCTGCTGGGAAAGGGCAAACCCATTGCCATTGGGGAAACCGGCGATGTGCCTGTTGACAGCATTCTATCAGTCCAACCCCGGTGGACATGGTTTATGGTCTGGGGCTATTTTATCCGCTTCAGCCAGAACCCGCCCGAAAAGGTCAAGGCGTTGTACAATTCTTCCAGGGTGCTGACACTGGATGAACTGGTTATAAAAGAAGACGGGCTGCATTTAGCCAAACCGGAAAAGGAATTTTAA
- a CDS encoding DJ-1/PfpI family protein, with product MKRVIVVFADGFEEVEAITPVDVLRRAGCEVQMVSVTGKKEVTSTRGVRIIADALWEEISPEEADMLVLPGGQPGAGNLDRHEGLKGALHRFAEESRWIAAICAAPLVPGHLGLLKGKKVTCFPGTEKELEGAVCTGNPVESDGFVLTGKGAGVALQFSLLLVEKLLGKEKAEEIKHRMMA from the coding sequence ATGAAACGCGTTATTGTAGTTTTTGCTGACGGATTTGAAGAAGTGGAAGCCATTACACCGGTGGATGTTCTGCGCAGAGCCGGGTGTGAAGTTCAGATGGTTTCGGTAACAGGAAAAAAAGAAGTTACGAGCACGCGCGGAGTGCGAATAATTGCAGATGCATTATGGGAAGAAATATCCCCGGAGGAAGCTGACATGCTTGTTTTGCCGGGAGGGCAACCCGGTGCCGGGAATCTTGACCGGCATGAAGGGCTGAAAGGCGCATTGCACCGTTTTGCAGAAGAGAGCAGGTGGATTGCCGCTATCTGTGCGGCACCACTGGTACCAGGCCATCTGGGACTTCTCAAAGGAAAAAAGGTTACCTGCTTTCCGGGAACGGAAAAGGAACTGGAAGGAGCAGTTTGCACGGGCAATCCTGTCGAATCAGATGGTTTTGTACTCACAGGAAAGGGGGCCGGAGTGGCACTTCAGTTTTCACTTCTGCTGGTTGAGAAACTTCTGGGAAAAGAAAAGGCAGAAGAAATAAAGCACAGGATGATGGCTTAA
- a CDS encoding right-handed parallel beta-helix repeat-containing protein, which produces MKKFLLLLTLPALSVFYLRAAAIYVSPVGNDSANGTLTSPMKSPALAARKLKAGDTLFFRAGRYLLTEQFADHPSGCDGTPIVYSGFPGELAILDASAMKLPDVERRQRPGLYHQGAVQLTGVRWLVIRNLTVEHSPLAGIGLWNSSHIDIINVTTNLTFAPGICAWPGCEYIRVLGCTVTGANSHKMNRDTTRYPTRREAPHEAISMCASHFEVAWNHIHHCDKEGIDVKETASHGKVHHNYIHHVARQGLYVDSWFGKLEDIELYENVVHDCVTGFAVSAEGGPVADRIYLHHNLFYNNIGCGIFFSRWGKDNLRTNIVVEYNTVVHCGYGDGTKNFWLTAGGCYLYSENLYNIRIANNVFSDNWPFQIGLSSLLNNKDTLIRKKIHIEKNLIDDRVKGLNFPIYLHWPEDSVFRYKGEDPLQARITFASADQGNFTIQKIRPDSGKKTEAGAFPQIIQHGFWWKESFPPAF; this is translated from the coding sequence ATGAAAAAATTCTTGCTTCTTTTGACATTGCCGGCACTTTCTGTGTTTTATCTCCGTGCCGCTGCGATTTATGTGAGCCCTGTCGGGAATGATTCGGCAAACGGAACCCTGACCAGCCCGATGAAGTCTCCCGCTCTGGCGGCAAGGAAACTAAAGGCCGGAGACACGTTGTTTTTCCGCGCAGGAAGGTACCTGCTTACAGAACAGTTTGCAGATCATCCATCCGGGTGCGATGGAACACCAATAGTTTACAGCGGTTTCCCTGGCGAGCTGGCCATCCTGGATGCTTCAGCAATGAAATTGCCTGATGTGGAAAGAAGACAGAGGCCCGGACTGTATCATCAGGGAGCCGTTCAGTTAACCGGAGTCCGATGGCTGGTCATCAGAAATCTGACGGTAGAACATTCTCCTCTGGCCGGAATCGGTCTCTGGAACAGCTCCCATATCGATATCATCAACGTTACCACGAACCTGACCTTTGCTCCGGGCATCTGTGCGTGGCCGGGCTGTGAATACATCAGGGTGTTGGGCTGTACTGTCACAGGCGCCAATTCACATAAAATGAACCGCGATACAACCCGGTACCCAACCAGAAGAGAAGCACCTCACGAAGCCATCAGCATGTGTGCTTCCCATTTTGAAGTTGCATGGAATCATATTCATCACTGCGACAAGGAAGGAATTGATGTTAAAGAAACAGCGTCGCACGGGAAAGTTCATCATAACTATATTCATCATGTTGCCCGTCAGGGACTTTATGTGGATTCCTGGTTCGGAAAACTTGAAGATATTGAACTGTATGAAAATGTGGTTCATGACTGCGTGACAGGCTTTGCCGTATCAGCCGAAGGAGGACCCGTGGCAGACCGTATTTACCTTCATCACAACCTGTTCTATAATAACATAGGATGCGGAATATTCTTCAGCCGCTGGGGAAAGGATAACCTCCGCACCAACATTGTTGTTGAATACAATACAGTTGTACATTGCGGATATGGTGACGGAACAAAAAACTTCTGGCTTACGGCCGGAGGATGTTATCTTTATTCAGAAAATCTGTATAATATTCGTATTGCCAACAATGTTTTTTCTGACAACTGGCCTTTTCAGATCGGATTATCGTCATTGCTCAACAACAAAGACACACTCATAAGAAAAAAAATACACATAGAAAAAAACCTGATCGATGACAGAGTGAAGGGATTGAATTTCCCCATCTACCTGCATTGGCCCGAAGATTCAGTGTTTCGGTATAAAGGGGAAGACCCTCTGCAGGCCAGGATTACATTTGCCTCAGCTGATCAGGGCAACTTCACTATACAGAAAATCCGGCCTGACTCCGGCAAAAAGACTGAGGCAGGAGCTTTTCCTCAGATAATACAACATGGTTTCTGGTGGAAGGAATCGTTCCCTCCTGCTTTCTGA
- a CDS encoding calcium/sodium antiporter yields MWLWIVLLIVGFVFIIKGADWLIDGSSSLARKYHLSELTIGLTIVAFGTSAPELVVSLFASAGGHGQVLLGNIIGSNIFNLLLILGISGLISPIPIQDKTIRNEIPYSIFAGMLILVLGNDSWFSANDNILRWYDGAIFLVFFLFFLLYSYRNRKGDLVPEVPAVVFGSAKTVLLILAGLILLVVGGRLVVENAVKMAQSFGISEKIIGLTLIAGGTSLPELAASAVAAWKKRSGLAIGNVIGSNIFNILFILGTSVTLTSVPYPPSFNMDVILYLIVSLVLLASMHTGVQKQFDRWEAAIFLLLYCGYIVFLFFR; encoded by the coding sequence ATGTGGCTTTGGATTGTATTGCTGATAGTTGGTTTTGTCTTTATCATCAAAGGGGCTGACTGGCTGATTGATGGTTCAAGTTCGCTGGCAAGAAAATATCACCTTTCGGAACTTACCATTGGCCTTACCATTGTTGCCTTCGGCACTTCAGCCCCGGAACTTGTGGTAAGTCTGTTTGCTTCTGCAGGCGGACATGGACAGGTTCTGCTGGGAAACATCATCGGAAGCAATATCTTTAATCTCCTTCTCATATTGGGTATTTCCGGTCTTATTTCCCCGATCCCCATTCAGGATAAAACCATACGGAATGAAATACCCTACTCGATTTTTGCCGGCATGCTGATACTGGTTCTGGGCAATGATTCCTGGTTTTCAGCAAACGATAACATCCTCAGGTGGTATGATGGTGCCATTTTTCTGGTGTTTTTTCTGTTTTTTCTTCTATACAGCTATCGCAACAGGAAAGGCGATCTGGTACCAGAGGTTCCTGCTGTTGTTTTCGGTTCTGCAAAAACTGTTCTGCTGATTCTGGCGGGATTGATTCTGTTAGTGGTTGGGGGCCGCCTGGTGGTTGAAAATGCGGTAAAAATGGCACAATCTTTCGGAATCAGTGAGAAAATTATTGGCCTTACACTAATAGCCGGAGGGACATCACTGCCTGAGCTGGCGGCATCAGCAGTTGCCGCATGGAAAAAACGAAGCGGCCTGGCCATTGGTAATGTTATCGGTTCGAATATTTTCAATATTCTTTTTATTCTCGGAACCTCCGTGACATTAACTTCAGTCCCTTATCCGCCGTCCTTCAATATGGATGTTATATTGTACCTGATTGTTTCTCTGGTGCTTCTTGCCAGCATGCACACGGGCGTTCAGAAACAGTTCGACCGGTGGGAAGCCGCAATTTTTCTTCTGCTTTACTGCGGCTACATCGTCTTTCTTTTTTTCAGATAA
- a CDS encoding ATP-dependent Clp protease adaptor ClpS yields MTEKNKHLNDPLNKDFVSTEDGNVQFLILHNDEIHTFDYVIESLIDVCQHEPEQAEQCALIAHYKGQCDVRKGTRDTLSPMREGLTERGLTATID; encoded by the coding sequence ATGACAGAAAAGAACAAACATCTGAATGATCCTCTGAACAAAGATTTTGTTTCGACTGAGGACGGGAATGTGCAGTTTCTTATCCTGCACAATGATGAGATCCATACGTTCGATTATGTGATAGAGAGCCTGATCGACGTATGCCAGCATGAACCTGAGCAGGCAGAGCAGTGTGCCCTGATAGCTCATTACAAAGGCCAGTGCGATGTAAGGAAAGGCACCCGCGATACCCTTTCACCCATGAGGGAAGGACTAACCGAAAGAGGACTCACTGCAACCATTGATTAA